The Arachis ipaensis cultivar K30076 chromosome B10, Araip1.1, whole genome shotgun sequence DNA window GAGGGAGCATTTTCCTCTTTTGCCCCTATGAGCCTTACCTTGTTTTAGGGTTATTTGTGTATTTTCGCCCCCCTCCTTTTGTAACCGTTTTGGCCTTCCAATTCCCtcgtttgttttattttttcttttttcgttcTTTCTTGAAGAAATCTTCTCTTCTCTCTGTGTTACTGTTCTCTGGTGCTTTTTTGCCGCTTCTGCTTCTCAAGCTTCCCCAGGGTCTTTTTCTCCGTTTCTAGGTTGGTGtgattcttttcttcttttttgttttgtgcTATGCCTGTTTTGTATTTGCCATGCGTTGTACTTTGTTATTTCCTTGCTGCATTGTGTTTTCTGCGGTGGTATTTTGAGTTTTGGGGGAGGGGGCTGAGTGTGGTTGTGTTTGGTTAGTAGTGGCGGTGCACCACCGTGTTGGTTTTGGCAGTAGCGGTAGGTTTCTGTTCTTGCTTCTGCGTAGGGTTGGTAGGCTGATGGTGGTGCTCCTCCCTGTTTTAGGTATGCATCGGCGGAGAAATGAGGGTGTTGGTGCTCCCGTGGCTCCCTCCAGGGGCGTCCCCGCTCGCTACACTTGGGTGACTAGCGACGTGTGGGGCGTTCCGTCACGGATGACGGAGGCCGATCTTCAACGCCTCCGTGATCAGGGGGCGATTTGTGGTGGCGGTGAGATGGAGCGGTAGTACGAGCTTGCCCTTCCAGATGCCGACGAGCGTGTCTGTTATTTAAATCTTCATTCGCCCACTGTTCTGGACTGGATGTGGGTTTACGAGTCGATGTTTACACGGCTCGGCGTGCGGTTTCCTTTCTAGCCATTTGTTCAGGATTTGCTGAGTCGGTGTTCCGTGGCGCCgtctcagcttcatccgaatagTTGGGCTGCCGTGCGGTCTTTTGAATTGGTGTGCCGGTATCTCGACCTTCCGGCTTCTGttcctgtttttctttttctcttcttatgCACTCTCCCGACTAAAGAAGGAAAGCATAAGAAAGGATATATGTCATTCCGTGCTTTAGCCTCATCGCCGAATTTTTGGGTTGTTTGAGGATTCCTTTCACGGTTTCAAAAGGGAGTATTTTAAGGTGCGTCCCGTTCAGGGGCATCATCCGTTTTGGTTGTCGCCGGAAGGCGTCCGCCGGTTTCCGACGTACTGGAATTTCCGTGCTGGCCCGTCGGTTTTGACTAAGTTCACCTATGATGGCTTGTCCCAGGAGGATAAGGATGTCGCCAACATTTTGTGGCATTTGTTTGGCGAGCATCCGTTGAATCCTCGGGATGTCATGGGAGACCCCGAGGCTTGTCGGGCGTATATTGGTGTCTGCCCTGTCTCTTTcctaattttttatgttttgttttccCGAGTTTGTAacttgattttttctttggtttctttCAGTTGAGATGGTTGGTGGGCTGACTTCTTTGGCTAGGTTGAAGGCCGCGATGGGTCGGGAGGAGGGATCTTCGTCTCCTTCTACCCCTGTCTCCAATCCTGCCATGGATTCTCAGCCGGTTTCTCAGGAGGTGGTTTCCTCGGGTGCATGGGCCGATGCTCAAGTTTCTCCTGGTCCTGCAAACTCTTCTGAAGTCGTCGTGGTGACGGCTGCTGAGGCTTTTCGGAAGAGAAAAAGGCCTGAGGACCCGAGCAGCGAGACTTTTGAGGAGGAGGGTTTGGTGCCTAGTGTGATGGATCGTCGTTTCGATGCCCCGGGTTTTATTAATCAACACTTGATGCCTGGTACGGAGCCGTTTTTTGATGGTTACGATGTTTCGTTCCAGGCCAAGTCAGTGTACCGTGCCCTCCTTCAGTATGCTGTCGTTGTTCGGAAGGCTGAGCCCATGATGGCTCAAGTTGGTTTGCTGGATAAGAAACTCCGTCACTCTCAGGCTGAAATGGTTAAGCTGAAGGAGAAGCTTGAGGCTGCCGAGATTGCAAGGGAAAAGGCAATGAAGTCTTCTGAGGAGGCCGGGGCAGAGATTCTCCGGCTTTCCGCGGTTGAGACTTCACTTCTTTCTCAACTGGGTGAGGAGCGGCAAAAGGCTTCTAATACGGGTTCCCAGGCTGCCGTGCTTCTTGGTGAGACGGAGGCTTTGAAGGCCGAGGTTGCTGCCTTGAAGAGGGAGAAAAAGGAGTTGTTGGCTGATGATAAGGATGCGATTGCTGCTACCGAGGAGACGATGAAGGCACAGGCCCTGGTGCTGGCTCCGGGCGTAGACGTGTCCGTGATGGGAGCGTTCAAGACCGTTCGTGATGGCCGGATAGTCGACGTCGAGTAGCTTTATCTCTtttgtaattttgtatttttgtcttGAGACTTGGCTTGTTTTTTGGATATTTTGGTTTGGCCGTAGGCCGTGTAACCGTGACTTCGTAACTCCGGATTTTGTTAAATGACTTTTTCGGCCGTTCGGGCCTTTTTGTATATTCCGTTTAAGACTGTTCCATTTTTTGGTTTATTTCATTCCGTTTGGGATGAGCGGACCGTCGTGTGGTCGTATTTTCGTGGATATCCGTGTGTTGGGCCTGGGGGGTGATCGGTCCCCCAGTCGTGGCCATAGTTTTGTTCCATATTTGGGACATCTCAAAATTGAAGAATTTAGGGATAGCCTTTTAATGGAATTTTATTGATgggtgggcctcgttaaaaccctccgtcTTTGGGGAGAAAGAGTACCCGGGATTGATACTTAAGCAATTTTCAAGAGTTGTAAAATGGGAAGATAAGCAAATTTGAGAGTTGTAAAATGGGAAGAtacataaacaagtaaaaagggGTGACCTAGTTAGGTCGGCCTAGGTGTAGTATCGCCGTAAATTTGCGGCGTTCTAGGTCCTTGGGACTTCGTCGCCGTTAAGCCGTTCAAGTTTGTATGCTCCTTTTTTGATTACCGCCTTGATTCTGTATGGTCCTTCCCAGTTGGGGGTGAGTTTCCCTTCTCCTGGGGGTCGGGGGACCGATGTCGTTTCGTCGTAGGACGAGATCGTTGGTTGTGAATTCTCGTCGGATGACGCCATGGTTGTATCTTAAGCTGATTCTctgttttagggctagctcttTGATATGAGCTATGCTTCTTTCCTCGTCAatgaggtctcgttctgcttcTTCGTCGTTACCGCCGACCGTTTTTCTAGGGCTTGGGTCCCCGATTTCTACCGGGATGACCGCTTCCACACCGTATGTtaatcggaagggtgtttctcccgTGGTCGTTTGCGGTGTGGTTCGGTATGACCATAGGATCGAtccgagttcgtcggcccatagtcctttggcttcgtcAAGCCGTTTCTTGAATCCCTTGACGATTATTTTGTTTGCGGATTCCACCtgtccgtttgtttgggggtgttctaccgagctgaAACGGTGAGATACGCGTAGTCCTTCTAAGAATTCTCTGAACTTTTTGTCAGCAAATTGGGTTCCGTTGTCTGAGATAacgatctcggggatcccgaatCGGGTGATGATCTGTCGCCAGAGGAATTTACGGCATTGGGCTGCCGTTATGGAGGCTAGGGGTTCGGCTTCGATCCACTTGGTGTAgtagtctatggcgacgatgagataCCGGAGTTGACCGGGTGCCGTAGGGAAGGGTCCGACGACGTTGATCCCCCAGGTGCCGAATGGCCGTTCTGCCGATATGATGCTGAGCTGGTGTGGCGCGGCTTGGTGGAtattggcgtgcctttggcatttgtcgcagcttttaactatttgtatggaatcccggataaccgtgggccagaagtagcctGCTCTGATGACTTTTTGGGCTAATGTTTTGCCTCCGACGTGGTGGCCGCAACAACCTTCGTGGATTTCGCAGAGTATGTACTCCGTGTTCTCGGGTTCGACGCAGttgagcaggggttgcgagaatccgcgtTTGTATAGCTATCCTGTGACAACGGTATAGTTGGCGGCTTCCCGTTTTATTCGTTTTCCCTCTTTGGGATCCGGCGGCAGTGTTCCGTCAAGGAGGTACTGTAGGATAGGGTAGGTCTAAGATCCTTGGTTCGAGAGTGTCAGATGAGCGTTGGTTGTCGTTGACACGGAGGGTGACTTGACGACTTCCTGGATTAGCGATTTGTTACCGTgtcctggtttggtactggctagtttggAAAGTAGGTCTGCCCTGGCGTTTCGTTCCCTAGGGACATGCTGTATGGTAACTCGCTCGAATCCTTCTTTTAGTTTGTTTACCTTGGCGAGGTACTGTTGGAGTAGGGGATCTCGTGTCTGGTAGTCTCCGTTGATTTGGGAGCTGACTACCTGTGAGTCGGTGTTTACCTCTAGGACCTTTGCTCCGACTTCCTGAGCTAGAGCTAGGCTTGCCAGGAGAGCCTCGTATTCTACCTGGTTATTTGAGACTGGGAATTTGTATCGTACTGATTGTTCGATTACGACTCCGTTCTGACTTTCGAGAATGACTCTGGCACCTCCAGAGGTGACGTTCGATGAGCCGTCAACATGTAGTTTCCACGATTCGGGGGTGGAGTTTCCTGGGGTCATCtcggcgataaagtcggccatggCCTGTGCTTTGATCGCGTACCGGGGTTCGAACTTGATTTGGAATTGAGATAGTTCGATGGACCACGCTAACATTCTTCCCGCAAGGTCGGGTTTTTGTAGTACTTGTTTGACCGCCTGGTCGGTTCGGACCGTCAAGGGGTGGGCCTGGAAGTATTGTCGCAGGCGCCGGGAGGCTGTGAGGAGTGTAAAAGCTAATTTTTCTAGTTGTGAGTAGCGAGTTTCCGCTTCTTGCaagactttgcttatgaagtagaTAGGTTCTTGTTCCTTTCTCATGTTTTCACGGATGAGTGCTGCTACGAGTGCCTCTTCCGTAATGGAGAGGTACAGGTAGAATGTTTcccctgtttggggtttggcAAGGATTGGTGGTTCCGCTAGGACTTTCTTGAAATGCTGGAATGCTTCTTCACACTCCGTCTCACATTTAAAAGGGGCTCCttttttcattagtttgaagAAAGGGATCGCTTTTTGAGCCGATGCCCCGAGAAAGCGTGATAACGCCGTCAATCGGCCGGTGAGCTTTTGGATGTCTTTGAGGTTTTTTGGGCTCGTCATTTCGAGGACGGCGCGACATTTCtccgggtttgcttcaactctgcgttgcgtgatcataaagccgagaaacttccctgcctccatcccgaaggcacattttgccaggttgagtcgcatttggtgctttcgtagggtgttcattatgaCCTTGAGGTCGTCGGTGAGTTATTCGTCGGATTCAGTCTTAGCGAGTATGTCGTCTATGTAAACTTCTAGTTTGCTTCCGGACAGGTTTTGAAATATCTTGTTGACGAGTCTTTGATAGGTGGCTCCAGCGTTTTTCAGGCCGAAGGGCATCACTGTGTAGCAGTATGTCCCGTCTGGGGTGATGAACGCTATTTTTTCTTCGTCTGGTCGGTGCATCGGAATCTGGTTGTAGCCAGaatatgcgtccatgaagctgaggtatcggTGGCCGGATGCGGCATCTACTAATCCGTCGATGTTTGTAGGGGAAAGGCGTCCttcgggcaggctttgttgaggtccgtgtagtcgacgcacattcgccatttcccgttAGATTTTTTCACTagtacgacgttggctagccaggtCATGTAGGGGAGTTCTCGGATAAAGTTGGCCTCGAGTAGGGCTTTAACTTGTTTTTTGACTTCGGTGGCTCGGTCTGGtgacatttttcttctcctttgtgCTACTGGTTTAGCTTTGGGGTCAACGGCTAGCCGGTGGCTAGCCGGTGGGACATTAGGTCGGGGTTtattcccggcatgtcggctAGTGTAAATGCGAACAAATCTCTGTTTTGCTTCAAGAGTTGGGAGAGTTCTTCTTTAAGATCATATGGGAGGTTCCTATTAATGAAGGTGTATTCCTCTTTGCTTGGCCCTATTTGTAGCTTTTCCAtgtctccttctggctctggccTGGGTTGGCCGTCTTGCCGAGCATCCAGGTCGGCTAGGAATACCCCGGCCGCGTCTCAGGATTTCCTCCTTagggctaggctggtgttgtcgcattcggCTGCGACTTCTCGGTCCCCGTGGATGGTACCGACGGAGCCGTCGTCGGTTCTAAACTTTATgaggaggtatttggtaaagatgactgcggagaagtcgttgattgtttttcttccgagaatcacgttataggctgtggagtcttttaggactaCGAATTCGGA harbors:
- the LOC107620238 gene encoding uncharacterized protein K02A2.6-like → MPKARQYPPSRATPAQHHIGRTAIRHLGDQRRRTLPYGTRSTPIITRFGIPEIVISDNGTQFADKKFREFLEGLRVSHRFSSVEHPQTNGQVESANKIIVKGFKKRLDEAKGLWADELGSILWSYRTTPQTTTGETPFRLTYGVEAVIPVEIGDPSPRKTVGGNDEEAERDLIDEERSIAHIKELALKQRISLRYNHGVIRREFTTNDLVLRRNDIGPPTPRRRETHPQLGRTIQNQGGNQKRSIQT